The Pseudomonas eucalypticola genome has a window encoding:
- a CDS encoding glycerophosphodiester phosphodiesterase has translation MPSGLQGATMLLRSFITALLCCGIGQAQAQDAEGQALAKAAGIPWPAIIAHRGASFDAPESTRASYLLARDLGADYLEMDLQRTRDGQLIALHDTNLGRTTNIASQFPQRKDQPVNQFTLAQLKTLDAGSWFNQANPGRARASYAGLKILTLDEIIDIADQDSAHRPGLYIETKAPLLFPGIEQDLKAKLVQRGWLTADGQVAPGHRVVLQTFEKGSLTLLNQFMPQVPKVLLLWVGEGSIEPKVNSAYDPANGESKAAYYARQQPRDRAEFERWLDVAKANGAVGIGPSAALTQGGDQSYMDLVQPWMNQMAHAKGLLVHVYTVDEPVDFRKVMGAGVDGIFSNRSSELLKFYQRPVSRGVDRILEANGF, from the coding sequence ATGCCCTCGGGGCTGCAAGGAGCAACCATGCTGCTACGTTCGTTCATCACTGCGCTGCTGTGCTGTGGCATCGGCCAGGCACAGGCCCAAGACGCCGAAGGCCAGGCCCTGGCCAAGGCGGCTGGCATACCCTGGCCCGCGATCATTGCCCACCGTGGGGCCTCGTTCGATGCGCCGGAGTCGACCAGGGCTTCCTACCTGCTGGCGCGTGACCTAGGCGCCGATTACCTGGAAATGGACCTGCAGCGCACCCGTGACGGGCAATTGATCGCCCTGCACGACACCAATCTGGGGCGCACCACCAACATTGCCAGCCAATTCCCGCAACGCAAAGACCAACCAGTGAACCAGTTCACCCTGGCGCAATTGAAAACCCTCGATGCCGGCAGCTGGTTCAACCAGGCCAACCCTGGGCGCGCACGGGCAAGCTACGCAGGCCTGAAGATTCTGACCCTGGATGAAATCATTGATATCGCCGACCAGGACTCGGCCCACCGCCCGGGCCTGTACATCGAAACCAAGGCGCCCCTGCTGTTTCCCGGCATCGAGCAGGATCTCAAGGCCAAGCTGGTGCAACGCGGCTGGTTGACCGCCGACGGCCAGGTGGCACCCGGCCACCGCGTGGTGTTGCAGACTTTCGAGAAAGGCAGCCTGACCTTGCTCAACCAGTTCATGCCCCAAGTGCCCAAGGTGTTGCTGCTCTGGGTGGGCGAGGGAAGCATCGAGCCAAAGGTCAACAGTGCCTACGACCCGGCCAATGGCGAGAGCAAGGCGGCTTATTACGCCCGTCAGCAGCCCCGCGACCGCGCCGAATTCGAGCGCTGGCTGGATGTTGCCAAAGCCAACGGCGCCGTGGGCATAGGCCCCTCGGCGGCCCTCACCCAAGGAGGGGACCAGAGCTACATGGACCTGGTGCAGCCGTGGATGAACCAGATGGCCCATGCCAAGGGCTTGCTCGTGCACGTTTACACCGTGGATGAACCGGTGGACTTTCGCAAGGTAATGGGCGCGGGTGTGGATGGCATCTTCAGCAACCGCAGCAGCGAACTGCTGAAGTTTTACCAGCGCCCGGTGAGCCGCGGCGTCGACCGGATACTTGAGGCCAACGGTTTTTGA
- a CDS encoding class I SAM-dependent methyltransferase, protein MSATAATRGSDPRATFLELLSTSLAQNALVKLVLARHVGDEPQLQRVIIKPVVVKEQPCLSFVYRYQTRDITKNLPQAEALAAIAELLPERFKNAHLLTLTDEVQLEFSKKNKAMLHRNAAQQPRQAASAEHDREKKRYLELSRPFLVDLGVTNKQHELIPAMSRKWKQINKFIEVFSHAFGGAPIAAGQPVRVADFGSGKGYLTFAIHDYLRNTLARDAQVTGVELREDMVTLCNTAAARLEHPGLVFEHGDVRTVVPSAIDVMIALHACDIATDYAIHTGIRTGAAIIMCSPCCHKQIRLQIQSPGLLKPMLQYGLHLGQQAEMVTDSLRALYLEACGYDTKVFEFISLEHTNKNKMILAVKRAEPQDPRALLEKIEALKAFYAIQEHCLETLLKADGLI, encoded by the coding sequence ATGTCTGCCACTGCCGCCACCCGTGGGTCCGACCCGCGCGCCACCTTCCTTGAACTGCTAAGCACCAGCCTGGCGCAGAACGCGCTGGTCAAACTGGTGCTGGCCCGCCACGTTGGCGACGAACCGCAGCTGCAGCGGGTAATCATCAAGCCCGTGGTGGTCAAGGAACAGCCATGCCTGAGCTTCGTGTACCGCTACCAGACCCGCGACATCACCAAGAACCTGCCGCAGGCAGAAGCCCTGGCGGCCATCGCCGAATTGCTGCCGGAGCGCTTCAAGAACGCCCACCTGCTGACACTCACCGACGAAGTCCAGTTGGAGTTCAGCAAGAAGAACAAGGCCATGCTGCACCGCAACGCCGCGCAGCAGCCACGCCAGGCCGCGTCGGCCGAACATGACCGTGAAAAGAAGCGTTACCTGGAATTGAGCCGGCCATTCCTGGTTGACCTGGGCGTGACGAACAAGCAGCACGAACTGATTCCGGCCATGTCGCGCAAGTGGAAGCAGATCAACAAGTTCATCGAGGTGTTCTCCCATGCCTTCGGTGGTGCGCCCATTGCCGCCGGCCAGCCTGTGCGCGTGGCGGACTTCGGCTCGGGCAAGGGCTACCTGACCTTCGCCATCCACGATTACCTGCGCAATACCCTGGCCCGTGATGCCCAGGTCACCGGCGTGGAATTGCGTGAAGACATGGTCACCCTGTGCAACACCGCGGCCGCGCGCCTGGAGCACCCCGGGCTGGTGTTCGAGCATGGCGACGTGCGCACGGTGGTGCCCAGCGCCATTGACGTGATGATCGCCCTGCACGCCTGTGATATCGCCACCGACTATGCCATTCACACCGGCATCCGCACCGGTGCCGCGATCATCATGTGCTCGCCGTGCTGCCACAAGCAGATACGGCTGCAAATCCAGAGCCCGGGGCTGCTCAAGCCGATGCTCCAGTACGGCCTGCACCTGGGCCAGCAGGCCGAGATGGTCACCGACAGCCTGCGCGCGCTGTACCTCGAGGCCTGTGGCTATGACACCAAGGTGTTCGAATTCATTTCCCTGGAACACACCAACAAGAACAAGATGATTCTGGCGGTCAAACGCGCCGAACCCCAGGACCCACGCGCCCTCCTGGAAAAAATAGAGGCCCTCAAGGCGTTCTATGCCATCCAGGAACATTGCCTGGAAACCCTGCTCAAGGCTGATGGGTTGATCTGA
- a CDS encoding DUF4917 family protein, with the protein MELDAFDASLGQWPQLPFHCTGLLLGNGASRAVWRNFAYDSLFERAQKVRNKPLGQTDLALFKSMATENFEQVLSALNTTTRVNAALAISASAPLNRYYAIKEALIHAMRSVHIPFRLLPAATSLSIAEHLRQYDTVYSSNYDLLLSWAVEQSPEGFDDLFDVDLGFDVRRTHTMGTRVLHLHGGLHLIRQADGTTRKRNAVGSALLDGFAINQPGEVPLFVNEGRVEDKSRAIRQSDYLSWCLAQLASHQGPLCLFGHSLGEQDRHLTEAIAQAGVRQLAISVFPLSDAWVVSQKQYFTRLFPGAELAFFDATSHPLSAPGFNVPVPKPLVKRKR; encoded by the coding sequence ATGGAACTCGACGCATTCGACGCCAGCCTGGGCCAATGGCCACAGCTGCCCTTTCACTGCACCGGCCTGCTGCTGGGCAACGGCGCCAGCCGGGCCGTGTGGCGCAACTTCGCCTACGACTCGCTGTTCGAGCGAGCGCAGAAAGTGCGCAACAAGCCCCTGGGCCAAACCGACCTGGCGCTGTTCAAGTCCATGGCCACGGAAAACTTCGAACAGGTCCTCAGCGCACTCAACACCACCACGCGGGTGAATGCCGCGCTGGCCATCAGTGCTTCGGCCCCGTTGAACCGCTATTACGCGATCAAGGAAGCGCTGATACACGCCATGCGCAGCGTGCATATCCCGTTTCGCCTGTTGCCTGCCGCCACATCACTGAGCATCGCCGAACACTTGCGCCAGTACGACACGGTGTATTCGAGCAACTACGATTTGTTGCTGAGCTGGGCGGTAGAACAGTCCCCCGAGGGTTTCGACGACCTGTTCGACGTCGACCTGGGCTTCGATGTGCGCCGTACCCACACAATGGGCACCCGCGTGCTGCACCTGCATGGCGGCTTGCACCTGATTCGCCAGGCCGATGGCACCACGCGCAAGCGCAATGCCGTGGGCAGCGCCTTGCTCGACGGCTTCGCCATCAACCAGCCGGGGGAAGTGCCGTTGTTCGTCAACGAGGGGCGCGTCGAAGACAAATCGAGGGCCATTCGCCAATCCGATTACCTCAGCTGGTGCCTCGCCCAGCTGGCCAGTCATCAGGGCCCATTGTGCCTGTTCGGCCACAGCCTGGGCGAACAGGACCGTCACTTGACGGAGGCCATCGCCCAGGCCGGGGTTCGACAACTGGCCATATCGGTTTTCCCGCTCAGCGACGCCTGGGTGGTCAGCCAGAAGCAGTACTTCACCCGGTTGTTCCCCGGCGCTGAACTTGCGTTCTTCGACGCCACCAGCCATCCACTGAGCGCGCCGGGTTTCAACGTGCCGGTGCCCAAACCGTTGGTAAAGCGCAAACGCTAA
- a CDS encoding response regulator transcription factor — MHLTPREKEVLDLLLSGHTNKEIAELLYISAFTVRDHVSTLLRKGRARNRMELSSSRLMPQWVDVTLMEEAGQEMREYVCI; from the coding sequence ATGCATTTGACCCCGCGAGAGAAGGAGGTTCTGGACCTCTTGCTGTCTGGCCATACCAATAAGGAGATTGCCGAGTTGCTGTATATCAGTGCATTCACCGTTCGCGACCACGTGTCCACTTTATTGCGCAAGGGGCGCGCTAGAAACCGCATGGAATTGTCTTCTTCACGTTTAATGCCTCAATGGGTGGACGTGACGCTGATGGAAGAGGCCGGGCAGGAAATGCGTGAATACGTATGTATATGA